From the genome of Amycolatopsis granulosa:
TACGGCGTGACTCGCGGGCCTTCTGCGCGCTCTCGTACTTGAACTTGCCGAAGTCCATGAGCTTGCAGACCGGCGGGCGCGCCTGCGGGGCGACCTCGACGAGGTCGAGATCCGCTTCCTGGGCGAGCCTGAGCGCATCCTCGATGCGGACGATGCCGACCTGTTCCCCGTTCGGTCCGACGAGCCGGACCTCGGGAACGCGGATGCGTTCGTTGATGCGTGTCTCGGAGCTGATGTGGCCTCCTTGGTCCGAGGTGTGTTGTCTAGCCTGCTCGACCTGGTGCCCACATACCACGGGCCCCGTCCCCGGCCGATGTGCCAGGATGCGGGGCCCTGCTTTCCGATCACGTCCGACAGCGATGCCGAACGTTCCGCCGTCACCGACCACGGCCGATGACGGGACCGGACCCGGCCGCCTCGTGCGGCGACTCGGGTGGGAGCGGGGCTCCACTTGCCGCCCCCGATTTCTCGGGGACTGGTCGCACGTGGAAGGGTACCAGACGTGCTTGACGACGGTTCCAACGCGCCCGACCCGGGCGATATTTCCGCGCCCGTGCGCGACCTGCAGGACATCCCCAGCGTCGAGGTCATCAGCCGGGCGGCGGTGATGCTGCTGTCCGCCGCGGCCGAACGGCTCGGGCTCGCCGACGAGGACCCGGACACCAGCCCGCAGCGGGACCTGGACGAGGCCCGGCGCCTGATCACCGCGCTGGCCGGGCTGGTCACCGCCTCCGCCGAGTACCTCGGCGTGCACGCCGCTCCCCTGCGCGACGGCCTGCAATCGCTGCAGAAGGCGTTCCGGGAGGCGTCGGCGGTGCCCGATGCGCCCGGCCAGGGCCCCGGGGAGAAGTACACCGGTCCGGTGTACTGACGGTTCCCGGCCAGCCGACGTGCGGCGAGGACGCGGGGGTGGCGACCGCGGCGCGGACGCCACCCCGCCGAGGCGGTCCCGGGCCGGCCCGGCCTCAGTCCACGACCGCCAGCAGGTCGATCTCCACCAGCACACCCTTCGGCAGCCCGACGTACACCGTGGTCCGCGCCGGGTAGGGCTCGCGCATCAGCTCGTTGTACACCTCGTTGAACTCGCCGAAGTGGGCGGTGTCGGTCAGGTACGCGCGGACCATCACCACGTCCTGCCAGCCGGATCCGGCCTCGGTGAGGACCGCCTCCAGGTTCGCGAACACCTGACGCGTCTGTTCCGCGATCGTGCTGCCGACGATCTCGCCGGTCTCCGGGTCGAACGGGACCTGCCCGGCCAGCTGGAGGATGGGGCCCTTGCGCACGGCGGGCGAGTAGTTCGCCGCCGGCTTGGGAGCCTTCTCCGTGGTGATCGCGACCTTGGCCATGTGAACCGGTTCCTCTCTCACGGGGTCCATCCGTTGTGGACGGACGCGTCCTCGGCGGCGGCCCGCAGTACCGGCAGCAGTGCCAGCAGGCCGTCGTGATCCAGCAGCACCTTCGGCACCGACAGGGACACCGCCGCGAGGACAGCCCCACCGGGACCGCGCACCGGCGCGGCGATGCCGTGGATGAAGTCTTCGTACTCGGCGTCGTCGACCGCGTACCCGCGTTCCGCGACCCGTGCCAGCTCGGCCAGGTACGCCTCGGGGGCGGTGATGGTGTTCGCGGTCAGCGGGGTGTAGTCCAGGCCGCGCGCGATCGTCTCGCGCCGGGCCGGCGGCAGCGCGGCGACCAGGATCTTGCCGGCCGCGGTGCAGTGCAACGGCGCGCGTTCACCGATGCGGGAGTACATCCGCACGCTGTGCCGGCCTTCGTACTTGTCGACGTAGACGACCTCGCCGTCCTCGAAGGTGGCCAGGTGCACGGTGTAGCCGGTGCGGTCGTTGAGCGCGGCGAGCGCCGGCGCGGACTCGCGCCGCACGTCGCGGCCCTCCAGGGCGCGGGCGGCCAGGTCGAACAGGGCGCTGCCGAGCCGGTAGCCCCGGGACCCCGCGCGCTGCACGAAGTGCTGCGTCTCCAGAGTGCGCAGCAGCCGCAGCACCGTCGACTTGTGCACGCCGAGCTCAGCGGCGAGCTCGTT
Proteins encoded in this window:
- a CDS encoding IclR family transcriptional regulator domain-containing protein; amino-acid sequence: MSQSLDRGLSLLHALAGGASTLNELAAELGVHKSTVLRLLRTLETQHFVQRAGSRGYRLGSALFDLAARALEGRDVRRESAPALAALNDRTGYTVHLATFEDGEVVYVDKYEGRHSVRMYSRIGERAPLHCTAAGKILVAALPPARRETIARGLDYTPLTANTITAPEAYLAELARVAERGYAVDDAEYEDFIHGIAAPVRGPGGAVLAAVSLSVPKVLLDHDGLLALLPVLRAAAEDASVHNGWTP
- a CDS encoding RidA family protein; its protein translation is MAKVAITTEKAPKPAANYSPAVRKGPILQLAGQVPFDPETGEIVGSTIAEQTRQVFANLEAVLTEAGSGWQDVVMVRAYLTDTAHFGEFNEVYNELMREPYPARTTVYVGLPKGVLVEIDLLAVVD
- a CDS encoding DUF1844 domain-containing protein yields the protein MLDDGSNAPDPGDISAPVRDLQDIPSVEVISRAAVMLLSAAAERLGLADEDPDTSPQRDLDEARRLITALAGLVTASAEYLGVHAAPLRDGLQSLQKAFREASAVPDAPGQGPGEKYTGPVY